From the Armatimonas rosea genome, one window contains:
- a CDS encoding DNA polymerase III subunit alpha yields the protein MHLHTHSAFSFGSGPSLVSAMVLRAAELGLPSIALTDTNSITGIPELVRRCQKAGIQPIGGCEVVLEGGARLTLLADGPTGFSSLCQILSAAGLRDVERDGLRVRLEDLERHSEGLVCLTGAPPQGWIPKLLLQSRDEESERALARLLGIFGRDRVFVEVVRSLAEGEHSLSLHLFDLADRLGIRAVATNAVAYSTKTEFPACEALLRVGLVVPVGEEHGELPLNGERYLKPIDELERLFADRPDALRNARELAGCLVPPLDPTIRHFPRYPQLPSGESAFSLLSGLVWEGARRRGITDAARLIHELETIRDLGYCDYFLICHDVIHEARRRSIGCALRGSAIGSAALYALGVSDHDPITRRVSFERFLSRARRKPPDIDIDFRHDRRDEMYAYLRQTYGSENVANVSNYVTYRGRSLLRDFGKILGFDGPELDRLRELLWHARGDDLAERLQTLPELRALQIDPDTYGDLFALCAQLAGNPRHLGTHSSGIVVSDVPVCEVAPMLWAAKGVPVVAFDKDDVESPGIGLLKMDQLCLRALTAVDIATTKLKAQDELFDYTSRDREDPETLAMIRAAETIGVFQLESPAQMALQWRLKADKFDDLVHAVALVRPGPLVGGGIAPYVAVRHGNVKPHYPLPELEPVLAETYGRILFQDQVLDVVRVVGGFSADEADVWQKAITHARSEEEMKSLGRELLERVKPRGMTGKAFEKLWKQIKGFSRYGFCHGHSVAFADHAQGTAWLMHHHPAEFLAALLSVEPMGFWPVATVVEEARRRGITPLGPCLNRSHATQWQVETPNSIRCPLSFVKNVKPELAEAIAAEWDTNGDFDDLPSACRRLGFVPRDALEWLVLSGALDALCPSRRRAIWSLPALHRAPDTKRKLILGQQGIELAICPMLPPDLPDFLAAEKEQQEWQALGFSPQGHPMRHLREKLTRRGIQPSIALQACEDGEEITLAGLSLMPHRPPVASGEIVVFLTLEDETGLAQVTVPPAVYERWGSRLLTERVLAIHGRAVRRGIGNILTADCLQDLP from the coding sequence GTGCATCTCCACACCCACTCAGCGTTCTCGTTTGGCTCTGGCCCTTCGTTGGTGTCCGCTATGGTCCTTCGTGCGGCGGAGCTGGGCTTGCCCTCGATTGCCCTGACGGATACCAACAGCATCACGGGGATTCCCGAGTTGGTACGCCGTTGCCAGAAAGCAGGTATCCAGCCCATCGGTGGTTGCGAAGTGGTATTGGAAGGGGGCGCACGCTTGACGCTTCTTGCTGATGGCCCCACGGGCTTCTCCTCTCTCTGCCAGATACTTTCAGCGGCGGGGCTGCGGGACGTGGAGCGTGATGGCTTACGCGTTCGCCTGGAAGATCTTGAGCGGCATTCCGAGGGATTGGTTTGCCTAACAGGAGCACCGCCACAAGGCTGGATTCCAAAGCTCCTGCTCCAGAGCCGCGATGAGGAATCGGAGAGGGCACTGGCACGTTTGTTGGGTATCTTCGGGCGGGATCGGGTCTTCGTCGAGGTAGTCCGCTCGCTGGCAGAGGGAGAGCATAGCCTCTCACTCCATCTTTTCGACCTGGCGGATAGGCTTGGTATTCGAGCTGTCGCCACCAACGCGGTCGCCTACAGCACCAAGACCGAGTTCCCCGCATGTGAGGCACTTCTGCGTGTGGGGCTAGTCGTTCCCGTGGGTGAGGAGCATGGAGAACTTCCCCTCAACGGTGAGCGCTACCTCAAGCCGATCGATGAGCTAGAGCGACTCTTCGCAGACCGACCCGATGCGCTCCGAAATGCGCGAGAATTGGCTGGTTGCCTCGTGCCACCGCTCGATCCCACCATCCGCCACTTCCCGCGATACCCCCAGCTACCGAGTGGGGAGAGCGCCTTCTCCCTGCTCTCTGGCCTCGTCTGGGAAGGGGCTAGGCGACGAGGCATCACGGACGCGGCTCGCCTCATACATGAACTGGAGACCATTCGTGACCTAGGCTACTGCGATTACTTCCTCATCTGCCACGACGTGATCCACGAAGCGAGACGGCGCAGCATCGGCTGTGCCCTCCGTGGCTCAGCTATTGGAAGTGCTGCCCTCTACGCGCTGGGTGTGAGTGACCATGATCCCATCACTCGGCGCGTCTCCTTCGAGCGGTTCCTCTCCCGTGCCCGGCGCAAGCCGCCCGACATCGATATAGACTTCCGCCACGACCGCCGCGACGAGATGTATGCCTACCTGCGCCAGACCTACGGCAGCGAGAATGTCGCCAATGTCAGCAACTATGTCACCTATCGCGGTAGAAGCCTCCTGCGAGACTTTGGCAAGATCCTGGGCTTCGATGGCCCCGAGCTGGATCGCTTGCGGGAGTTGCTCTGGCACGCGAGAGGAGATGACTTGGCGGAGCGACTACAGACTCTGCCTGAGCTGCGCGCCTTGCAGATAGACCCCGATACCTATGGCGACCTCTTCGCGCTCTGTGCTCAGCTCGCTGGGAACCCTCGTCATCTGGGCACGCACTCCAGCGGCATCGTGGTCAGTGATGTGCCTGTCTGCGAAGTCGCACCCATGCTCTGGGCAGCCAAAGGTGTTCCCGTCGTTGCCTTCGATAAAGACGATGTGGAGTCGCCGGGCATCGGGTTACTGAAGATGGATCAGCTCTGCCTGCGAGCGTTAACTGCCGTAGACATCGCCACCACAAAACTAAAGGCGCAGGACGAGCTGTTCGACTACACGAGCCGGGATAGAGAAGATCCAGAGACCTTGGCGATGATCCGCGCTGCCGAGACCATCGGGGTGTTCCAACTTGAATCGCCTGCGCAGATGGCCTTGCAGTGGCGACTCAAAGCCGACAAGTTCGACGACCTGGTGCATGCCGTCGCACTCGTGCGCCCTGGCCCGCTCGTTGGTGGCGGGATCGCTCCCTATGTGGCGGTTCGCCATGGTAACGTCAAGCCACACTATCCGCTGCCTGAGCTAGAGCCGGTACTCGCAGAAACCTACGGACGGATTCTCTTCCAAGACCAAGTGCTCGATGTTGTGCGGGTCGTGGGTGGCTTTAGCGCCGATGAAGCCGATGTCTGGCAGAAGGCCATCACTCACGCGAGAAGTGAGGAGGAGATGAAGTCGCTCGGCAGGGAGCTTCTGGAGCGAGTCAAGCCCAGGGGTATGACCGGCAAGGCGTTTGAGAAGCTCTGGAAGCAGATCAAGGGGTTCTCACGCTATGGGTTCTGCCATGGGCACTCCGTGGCGTTCGCGGACCATGCGCAGGGAACCGCCTGGCTGATGCACCACCATCCTGCCGAGTTCCTCGCAGCGCTCCTCTCGGTTGAACCGATGGGCTTCTGGCCGGTGGCGACCGTGGTGGAGGAAGCGCGACGGCGCGGTATCACTCCCCTTGGTCCCTGCCTGAACCGGAGCCACGCCACCCAATGGCAGGTCGAGACCCCAAACTCTATCCGCTGTCCCCTCTCTTTTGTGAAGAATGTCAAGCCCGAGCTGGCCGAAGCCATCGCCGCTGAGTGGGATACCAACGGCGACTTTGACGACCTCCCATCCGCTTGCCGCCGCCTTGGGTTTGTGCCTCGTGACGCCCTTGAGTGGCTCGTGCTGTCCGGGGCACTCGACGCTTTGTGTCCATCTCGCCGCCGGGCGATCTGGAGCCTGCCTGCCCTGCATCGTGCCCCCGACACCAAGCGCAAGCTGATCCTTGGTCAACAAGGGATAGAGCTGGCGATCTGCCCGATGCTCCCGCCCGACCTACCGGACTTCTTAGCGGCAGAGAAGGAGCAACAGGAGTGGCAGGCACTTGGCTTCTCACCACAAGGTCACCCAATGCGTCACCTGAGAGAGAAGCTGACACGGCGAGGCATCCAGCCCAGCATAGCCCTTCAGGCATGTGAAGATGGGGAGGAGATAACCCTCGCGGGGCTTTCGCTGATGCCGCATCGTCCCCCAGTTGCCAGTGGGGAGATCGTCGTTTTCCTGACGCTGGAGGACGAGACGGGGCTGGCTCAGGTGACAGTGCCTCCTGCCGTCTACGAGCGCTGGGGAAGTCGCTTGCTGACCGAGCGTGTGCTGGCGATCCATGGACGAGCGGTTCGTCGCGGCATCGGTAACATCCTGACCGCCGACTGCTTACAGGATCTCCCCTGA
- a CDS encoding NERD domain-containing protein — protein sequence MPKLFPDPLPNRVRLDRLHHAEVRVYDALKSGLSAEWVVCYSAKWIGHRRFSGGANVDGETDFIVAHPDLGILLLEVKGGQIDYDGGIDTWTSTDIYGEVHEIDPVGQLRDAKGTLRKKLKDLPSWRGNAPWIVMEYAIVFPDCLLSRQNLTTDPTLSTPSNILIDGGQLGDIEKCLRRVFEHWRGDSPPPAPGSQAQVINALIAMLAPKVSLPNPMVLAIREEEQELLRLTEEQMRLLSFLSTHRRVAISGCAGSGKTMMAVEKARRLASEGFETRLLSYHVPLAQHLKRVTKGIPNLQALTLSELQADDIYEALVVDEGQDFTPKEWDQMLDCLLPDEGILYVFYDDNQRVRAHSELALPEGLSYFPLRENVRNTRAIHARIQPFYDASIQPRGPSGRTVEKIVAESPALIRSALSRTLHHLNITEKIPVADIVVLTPKSLNDSCIANQTLASGFKLMETTPAMEGRSSSTAHLEVRCESVASFKGLESPVVVVVEVDNDLLNSPQYEAICYVAFSRPRLHLVVIGSANALQQLMGDAV from the coding sequence ATGCCTAAATTATTTCCTGACCCGCTTCCGAATCGTGTTCGGTTGGATCGGCTTCACCATGCTGAAGTTCGTGTTTATGACGCCCTCAAATCAGGTTTATCTGCGGAGTGGGTCGTTTGTTATAGCGCAAAGTGGATAGGACACCGTCGCTTCAGTGGAGGGGCAAATGTGGATGGCGAAACTGACTTTATCGTTGCTCATCCCGACTTAGGAATCCTATTGCTCGAAGTCAAAGGCGGCCAGATTGACTACGATGGCGGCATAGATACATGGACATCAACGGATATTTATGGTGAGGTTCATGAAATAGATCCGGTAGGGCAGTTGCGAGATGCCAAAGGAACGCTTCGTAAGAAACTAAAAGATTTGCCTTCTTGGCGAGGTAATGCGCCGTGGATCGTCATGGAATATGCGATCGTATTTCCTGATTGTCTTCTTTCCAGACAAAACCTTACGACAGATCCAACATTATCAACCCCATCAAATATCTTGATTGACGGTGGCCAGCTTGGCGACATTGAAAAATGTCTTCGACGCGTCTTTGAACACTGGCGAGGTGATTCGCCTCCGCCTGCACCGGGAAGTCAAGCGCAAGTTATCAATGCGCTCATTGCTATGCTTGCCCCCAAAGTCTCACTACCTAATCCAATGGTTTTAGCCATACGCGAGGAAGAGCAAGAGCTTTTGCGCCTCACCGAGGAGCAGATGCGTTTACTGTCGTTCCTCAGCACACATCGTCGAGTTGCGATTTCGGGATGTGCTGGTTCTGGCAAAACCATGATGGCTGTAGAGAAAGCTCGACGTCTTGCTTCAGAAGGATTCGAGACACGTCTTCTCAGTTATCACGTCCCACTGGCCCAACATTTGAAGAGAGTCACAAAAGGAATCCCGAACCTTCAGGCATTGACGCTGAGTGAGCTACAGGCCGACGATATTTATGAGGCACTTGTCGTAGATGAAGGGCAGGACTTTACACCTAAAGAGTGGGATCAGATGCTCGATTGCCTTCTTCCCGACGAGGGCATTCTCTACGTGTTCTACGACGATAACCAACGAGTCCGTGCTCATTCTGAATTGGCGCTTCCTGAGGGCTTGAGTTATTTCCCACTACGGGAGAACGTCCGAAATACTCGGGCAATCCATGCCCGTATCCAGCCCTTTTATGATGCCTCTATTCAACCTCGTGGACCAAGTGGCCGCACTGTTGAGAAGATTGTTGCTGAGTCACCTGCACTAATTCGCAGTGCTTTGTCTCGGACTCTTCACCATCTCAACATCACTGAAAAGATTCCAGTTGCCGATATTGTTGTGCTGACACCCAAATCCCTGAATGACTCCTGTATTGCAAATCAGACCTTGGCCAGTGGCTTTAAGCTTATGGAAACTACACCTGCCATGGAAGGAAGGAGCTCATCAACGGCACACTTAGAAGTACGCTGCGAAAGCGTCGCTTCATTCAAGGGATTGGAGTCTCCTGTGGTAGTGGTGGTAGAGGTAGATAACGATCTCCTCAATAGCCCGCAATATGAGGCAATTTGTTATGTAGCCTTCTCTCGCCCGCGGCTTCACTTGGTCGTGATTGGTTCTGCGAATGCCTTGCAACAGTTGATGGGGGACGCAGTGTGA
- a CDS encoding DEAD/DEAH box helicase: MTQPNGSMAQLDALDLVEGVRQRLTDFAGESCYVRDSALRSACQSLWSGPATKGGLVNDLWVEAAFPAENGNRTLADFVTAHEFPKDLAAHLHRRGAFPSDRPLYSHQQASLERAFELGPNHERPAIVVTAGTGMGKTESFLLPVLKDLWTTPKRSERGGVRCLILYPMNALVNDQVDRLHDWLTGQNHLTLFHFTSETPEDSKAAQRNHTPLWRGDEMFRMRTRRQARGLEDGRGQAEPQGSLGPQPDILITNYSMLEYMLCRPQDAILLGENLQSIVLDEVHLYNGTLAAEITLLLRRLLERCGRAPRDILQIATSATLGGGSEALVQFAGEIFSKDTTLVRAVAGVSRKVGLPEVAEPERPSKPEELVNLLALPGPTLSISAQGNVQLAEDVAATQKLKVRLSHLTASEVIPQGETRPAVLLYEALGHAPLVHKAESILWGRKRLRIDELADDLFDVVNAESIQATIALLRAGAAARKRAGDLPLLPHRMHLLVRGPEGVSVCLNPTCTAPATMRLPSLGGVFSGQGSLCPDCGAASKEVLRCPVCGEWVLGEQDRKIHYVLAEGDTSSGPILTLDPVSGQRRGANSGGIRVRAVANCPRCSAQNDGGDETIESEPQTRLFLPLIASTDLALSIVAETTLAALPVLPVAERQALPAEGRRLLAFSDSRMEAARLGPRLTTQHETQLVRAILAQCLEQAPPQDADTIVAIEAAIQTMEAQIQAAINPTIARTWSQQRDLLVQQLTSMKVGGDLDGWAEAFCNNKLLGQLFDVEGGSMHQPETSAQQIFDRNRDEIRRQARLLMARQLASPSYRQFSLETLGLAEVTYPGLGEHEGLQPPLLDYLPSEVKTKITDNWHYLLATLLDTLRVDGAVTLRQKSTDTADVDDAFDYGGRKIGRWMASGSQGPRTYLLRFCGVRPTQRRRDFVARILVSAGIPVEVADLHAQTILSTLFDQLFQVAKSKDLAWLEAEHRSGHDAIRIRFYDLGLRRPSVLFRSKSTGKVFPRGVLGCAPEPGCSDLETVGEEALDQDPRIGRPRREYRSAATFTQGLWAEEHSAQLAPEENRRLQGLFKKGMRNLLSSTTTMELGIDIGGLSAVLMTNVPPGKANYLQRAGRAGRRADGSSIVITFARPRPFDHEVFRRFGDYLDRPLREPKPLSRARIVQRHLNAVLLSDLFQAVYPPGTCVGAMNAFGSMGAFCGVSLPQWWESSSHPRPSVDILQHHGVPPTSAPWWNAARQSACPEAWFLDYLHWVREMGSESLEERLRFLLADTVLAVGVNGLFEDWYGMFDDIITSFASAISDWRRDYDSHFSSWYHLDEVEKDVARRGNAHRRQMEALADQTVIEALADRQFLPRYGFPIGVQKLRVAVPDKNHPQRVKEDDQFRLSRGGLQALREYVPGSQLLVAGKLVRSRGLLKHWTGAEGLDTPFGIRGRYAHCANKHTFYTFGSSGTDSCPFCDSPAVEERSLLVPEHGFTTAAWEEPRRSLGVEPVGFVQQATVTFHDQLGIEVSENFAGISGMRALYRENGELLVYNEGENHQGFAICTVCGFSDSEVSFGGDLPSSFRDHHSLFASEKTAKSRCRASNTLRNIAFAARETTDVLMIELPHIPGGSDLAIITTLAHALRISGAESLELDTRELGCLVCEGPAGRGPGAVIYDNVPGGAAHVRALRDQGRTWLEHAQRQLRGTPEHDARCTSACLDCLLTFDAQSDQQKGLLNRRRALQVLDILLGH, encoded by the coding sequence ATGACACAGCCCAATGGAAGCATGGCGCAATTAGATGCGCTTGATTTAGTGGAAGGCGTACGGCAGCGCTTAACTGACTTTGCGGGCGAGTCCTGCTATGTTCGTGATTCAGCGCTCCGGAGCGCTTGCCAGTCTCTTTGGAGCGGCCCAGCTACAAAGGGAGGCCTTGTCAACGATCTGTGGGTAGAAGCTGCGTTTCCAGCAGAAAATGGTAACCGAACCCTTGCGGATTTTGTTACAGCTCACGAATTCCCAAAAGACCTTGCAGCCCATCTGCATCGCCGTGGTGCGTTTCCCTCAGATCGTCCTCTCTATTCCCATCAGCAAGCTAGCCTGGAGAGAGCATTCGAACTAGGGCCCAATCATGAACGGCCAGCAATTGTAGTAACTGCGGGTACTGGGATGGGTAAAACAGAGAGTTTCCTCTTGCCTGTTTTGAAGGACCTGTGGACAACCCCCAAGCGTTCTGAACGAGGTGGGGTTAGGTGCCTTATTCTTTATCCAATGAATGCTCTGGTAAATGATCAGGTTGACCGTCTCCATGACTGGCTGACGGGCCAGAATCATCTCACACTCTTTCACTTCACCAGTGAAACGCCAGAAGATTCGAAGGCAGCTCAGCGAAATCATACCCCTCTTTGGCGTGGTGATGAGATGTTTCGGATGCGTACTCGTCGGCAAGCACGTGGCCTTGAGGATGGTCGAGGACAAGCAGAGCCACAAGGTTCATTAGGGCCGCAGCCCGATATTCTGATTACGAACTACTCCATGCTTGAGTACATGCTATGCCGTCCGCAAGATGCGATACTGCTGGGTGAGAACCTACAGTCCATCGTATTGGATGAGGTTCATCTCTACAATGGCACCCTCGCCGCTGAAATAACACTTCTCCTGCGACGATTGCTCGAACGCTGTGGTAGGGCTCCGCGCGATATTCTTCAAATAGCGACTTCGGCTACCTTAGGTGGCGGCTCTGAAGCACTGGTTCAGTTCGCAGGAGAGATTTTCTCAAAAGACACAACTTTGGTTCGTGCTGTTGCAGGGGTGTCCCGCAAGGTGGGTCTTCCAGAAGTTGCGGAACCAGAGAGGCCCTCCAAGCCCGAAGAACTGGTGAATCTTCTCGCACTTCCTGGTCCAACTCTCTCTATCAGTGCCCAAGGCAATGTTCAATTAGCAGAGGATGTCGCAGCCACACAAAAGCTCAAGGTTAGATTAAGTCATCTGACAGCGTCAGAGGTTATTCCCCAAGGAGAAACTCGTCCAGCAGTATTGCTTTATGAGGCACTGGGCCATGCACCACTTGTGCATAAGGCGGAGTCGATTCTTTGGGGTCGCAAGCGATTGCGTATAGATGAGTTGGCGGATGACCTTTTTGACGTAGTGAATGCAGAATCAATTCAGGCAACGATAGCCTTGCTTCGTGCAGGTGCTGCTGCTCGTAAGCGGGCAGGAGATCTCCCGCTCTTGCCTCACCGTATGCATCTTCTCGTCCGAGGACCAGAGGGGGTTTCTGTTTGTTTGAATCCAACTTGTACGGCACCAGCAACAATGCGGCTTCCAAGTCTAGGAGGGGTCTTTTCAGGCCAGGGCAGTCTGTGTCCAGATTGTGGAGCGGCATCTAAAGAGGTATTGCGCTGTCCTGTTTGTGGTGAATGGGTACTTGGTGAACAAGATCGCAAGATCCATTACGTACTTGCCGAAGGCGATACTAGTTCCGGTCCAATTCTTACACTTGATCCAGTATCAGGTCAGAGACGTGGAGCCAACTCTGGAGGGATTCGTGTGCGGGCCGTTGCCAACTGTCCCCGCTGCTCTGCCCAGAACGACGGGGGTGACGAGACAATTGAAAGTGAGCCCCAGACACGTTTGTTTCTCCCGTTGATTGCTTCTACTGATCTGGCCCTATCTATTGTTGCAGAAACTACCCTGGCAGCTCTTCCTGTTCTACCTGTTGCAGAACGCCAGGCGCTACCCGCCGAAGGGCGGCGCTTGCTTGCTTTCTCCGACAGTCGTATGGAGGCAGCTCGCCTTGGCCCTCGTCTGACGACCCAGCACGAGACGCAGCTTGTTCGAGCGATACTAGCTCAGTGCTTGGAGCAGGCACCACCACAGGATGCCGATACTATCGTTGCTATTGAAGCCGCAATTCAAACGATGGAAGCACAGATACAAGCTGCGATCAACCCTACGATAGCAAGGACATGGAGCCAACAACGCGACTTGCTGGTTCAGCAATTGACCAGTATGAAAGTGGGTGGCGATCTTGATGGGTGGGCAGAAGCATTTTGTAACAATAAGTTATTAGGTCAGCTTTTTGATGTCGAGGGTGGGAGTATGCATCAACCGGAGACATCTGCACAACAAATATTTGATCGCAATAGGGATGAAATTCGTCGTCAGGCTCGTTTGCTCATGGCCCGGCAACTCGCCTCGCCAAGTTACCGACAATTTTCACTGGAGACACTTGGTTTAGCGGAAGTCACGTATCCGGGACTTGGGGAACATGAGGGACTACAGCCACCACTTTTAGACTACTTGCCATCAGAAGTGAAGACAAAGATAACAGATAACTGGCATTATCTTTTAGCAACACTGCTTGATACCCTAAGAGTAGATGGAGCCGTTACTCTTAGGCAAAAATCGACGGATACCGCCGATGTTGATGACGCATTCGATTATGGTGGTAGGAAGATTGGACGATGGATGGCTAGTGGAAGTCAAGGCCCCAGAACTTATTTGTTAAGGTTTTGCGGTGTTAGGCCAACTCAACGCCGCCGTGATTTCGTTGCGCGGATTCTGGTATCCGCAGGCATACCTGTAGAAGTTGCAGACCTCCATGCACAAACGATCTTGAGCACCCTCTTCGACCAACTCTTTCAAGTGGCGAAGTCGAAGGATCTTGCTTGGCTTGAGGCTGAACACCGTAGTGGGCACGATGCCATACGAATCCGTTTTTATGATCTTGGGCTTCGGCGACCTAGCGTGCTTTTCCGTTCGAAAAGTACAGGAAAGGTGTTTCCGAGGGGGGTGCTAGGATGCGCTCCTGAACCTGGTTGTAGTGACCTAGAGACCGTTGGAGAAGAGGCGCTCGATCAAGATCCCCGGATTGGTCGTCCACGGCGGGAGTATCGCTCCGCTGCGACATTTACCCAAGGACTTTGGGCGGAAGAACATAGTGCACAGCTTGCACCAGAGGAGAACCGACGGTTACAGGGGCTGTTCAAAAAAGGGATGAGGAACCTACTAAGCTCCACGACGACGATGGAGCTAGGTATTGATATTGGGGGCTTAAGTGCCGTTTTGATGACAAATGTTCCGCCCGGTAAAGCAAACTACCTTCAGCGTGCTGGTCGCGCTGGACGTCGGGCAGATGGCTCATCCATTGTCATCACATTCGCGCGTCCTAGGCCTTTTGACCATGAGGTTTTCAGACGCTTTGGCGATTACTTGGATCGTCCTCTGCGCGAACCAAAACCTCTTAGTCGTGCTCGAATCGTGCAACGGCACCTAAATGCCGTTCTCTTATCTGACCTCTTTCAGGCTGTGTACCCACCAGGCACGTGTGTGGGGGCGATGAATGCTTTTGGAAGTATGGGAGCTTTCTGCGGCGTTTCTCTACCACAGTGGTGGGAATCTTCATCTCATCCGCGCCCGAGTGTAGATATTCTTCAACATCATGGTGTTCCTCCTACAAGTGCTCCTTGGTGGAATGCAGCACGACAAAGTGCATGTCCTGAAGCATGGTTTCTCGATTACCTACATTGGGTTCGGGAGATGGGGAGTGAATCTCTAGAGGAACGCCTACGCTTTCTTTTAGCGGACACAGTGCTAGCCGTTGGGGTCAATGGGTTATTCGAAGACTGGTATGGGATGTTTGATGACATCATTACCTCATTTGCAAGTGCGATTTCTGATTGGCGTCGTGATTATGACAGCCATTTTTCTTCCTGGTACCACCTCGATGAGGTGGAAAAAGATGTTGCACGTCGAGGGAATGCCCATCGCCGCCAGATGGAAGCTCTCGCAGACCAAACGGTTATTGAAGCACTCGCAGACCGCCAGTTTTTACCTCGATATGGATTTCCTATTGGAGTTCAAAAGCTGCGTGTAGCAGTGCCAGATAAAAACCATCCTCAACGAGTGAAGGAGGACGATCAGTTCCGGCTGAGTCGTGGAGGATTGCAGGCTCTGAGGGAGTATGTTCCTGGCTCACAGCTGTTGGTGGCTGGGAAGCTAGTGCGTTCACGTGGTCTACTGAAGCATTGGACCGGTGCTGAGGGACTCGATACTCCTTTCGGGATTCGAGGTCGATATGCTCACTGCGCAAATAAGCATACTTTCTACACTTTTGGGAGTTCAGGCACTGACTCTTGTCCCTTTTGTGATAGTCCTGCGGTGGAGGAGCGGAGCCTTCTCGTACCCGAGCATGGTTTTACGACTGCTGCATGGGAAGAGCCACGTCGGAGTCTTGGCGTTGAACCCGTTGGTTTTGTTCAACAGGCAACCGTAACGTTCCATGATCAACTGGGTATTGAAGTGTCTGAGAACTTCGCTGGAATCTCTGGGATGCGTGCACTCTATAGAGAGAATGGCGAGTTACTTGTCTATAATGAAGGTGAAAATCACCAAGGGTTCGCCATCTGTACTGTATGCGGATTTTCCGATAGTGAGGTTAGTTTTGGAGGTGACCTTCCATCCTCGTTTCGCGATCATCACTCTCTGTTCGCATCAGAGAAGACGGCTAAATCGAGATGCCGGGCTAGCAATACCCTTCGCAATATCGCCTTTGCTGCCCGAGAGACCACAGATGTCTTGATGATTGAATTACCCCATATTCCGGGAGGAAGTGATTTGGCGATTATAACAACGCTCGCCCATGCTCTACGAATTTCTGGTGCTGAGTCGCTTGAGCTTGATACCCGAGAACTGGGTTGCCTTGTCTGTGAAGGACCCGCTGGCCGAGGGCCGGGAGCTGTTATTTACGATAACGTGCCTGGTGGAGCTGCGCATGTAAGGGCACTGCGTGACCAGGGAAGAACGTGGCTTGAACACGCCCAAAGGCAGTTGCGAGGAACACCTGAGCATGATGCGCGATGTACCAGTGCGTGTTTAGATTGCCTACTCACTTTTGATGCACAATCAGATCAGCAGAAAGGCTTATTGAACCGAAGACGTGCCCTACAGGTTTTGGATATCCTACTTGGGCATTAA